One stretch of Candidatus Baltobacteraceae bacterium DNA includes these proteins:
- the panC gene encoding pantoate--beta-alanine ligase, translating into MPEVLRTLAEGRARLASLPRPLGLVPTMGAIHAGHLSLVDRARADCATIVASIFVNPLQFGPSEDFERYPRAFESDCAQLDARGVGFIYAPAVDVMYPAGFDTHVDVGDVASRYEGALRPGHFRGVATVVLKLFDAIGPDVVYFGQKDAQQCAVVSAMLRDFDMPIRMVICPTVREPDGLALSSRNVYLTPEQRAAAPSLYAALSSIEAAVRSGETSRERVLAAARSRIAAPAAEAYLDVVDPSTFRALDCLKTPCVAIGSMQLGATRIIDNIVVR; encoded by the coding sequence ATGCCTGAGGTCTTACGGACCCTCGCCGAAGGGCGTGCCCGCCTGGCGTCTTTGCCCCGCCCGTTGGGACTCGTCCCGACGATGGGCGCGATTCACGCCGGCCATCTCTCGCTCGTCGATCGGGCTCGCGCCGATTGCGCGACGATTGTCGCTTCGATCTTCGTCAATCCGCTTCAATTCGGGCCGAGCGAAGATTTCGAACGATACCCGCGTGCTTTCGAGAGCGACTGCGCGCAGCTCGACGCGCGCGGCGTTGGTTTCATTTACGCGCCCGCGGTCGACGTCATGTATCCGGCGGGATTCGATACGCACGTCGACGTCGGTGACGTCGCAAGCCGCTACGAGGGCGCGCTACGGCCGGGGCATTTTCGCGGCGTCGCAACCGTGGTTCTCAAACTGTTTGATGCAATCGGTCCCGATGTCGTCTACTTCGGACAGAAAGATGCGCAGCAGTGCGCCGTCGTGTCCGCAATGTTGCGCGATTTCGATATGCCGATCCGGATGGTCATTTGTCCCACGGTCCGCGAGCCGGACGGCTTGGCGCTTTCGAGCCGCAATGTTTATCTCACGCCGGAGCAGCGAGCCGCAGCGCCGTCACTCTACGCCGCGCTTTCGTCAATCGAAGCTGCGGTACGCAGCGGTGAGACGTCACGCGAGCGCGTTCTGGCTGCAGCGCGGAGCCGAATTGCGGCGCCTGCGGCAGAAGCTTATCTCGACGTCGTCGACCCCTCGACGTTTCGCGCGCTCGATTGCCTGAAGACGCCTTGCGTCGCGATCGGCAGCATGCAGCTGGGCGCGACGCGTATCATCGACAACATCGTCGTGCGCTGA
- a CDS encoding HD domain-containing phosphohydrolase, whose amino-acid sequence MHVFAVDDATVNLRVYEKILRSIAGVEVMTFSKATEALEYASNHEPDLLITDFRMPEMDGIELIKHFRLIPNFRDIPIIMLTGEQDAEIRRKAIEFGANDFLNKPADPIEFSSRVRNLLELRQRRKELTNRAEHLAAEVRAATREIALRERETINRLSRAAEFRDNETGMHIVRMGRFAQVIGRAVGLGEEEADLLLLAAPMHDIGKVATPDAILLKPGKLTPDEWTIMKQHTTAGYEILKDSASILLQKGAEIALTHHEKWDGSGYPNGVAGDDIPISGRICALSDVFDALTSVRPYKPAWPVEQAIIHIHQSSGTHFDPQLVKTFERVLPEINDIRSKLVDHEELPA is encoded by the coding sequence ATGCATGTCTTTGCCGTTGATGACGCGACCGTCAACCTCCGGGTCTACGAGAAGATCCTGCGGTCGATAGCCGGAGTCGAAGTCATGACCTTTTCGAAGGCCACCGAGGCTCTCGAATACGCGTCAAATCACGAGCCCGATCTCCTCATCACCGATTTCCGCATGCCGGAGATGGATGGGATCGAGCTCATCAAGCATTTTCGCTTGATCCCGAACTTCCGGGACATCCCGATCATCATGCTCACGGGCGAACAGGATGCGGAGATTCGACGCAAAGCGATCGAATTCGGCGCGAATGATTTCTTGAACAAGCCTGCCGATCCGATCGAATTTTCCTCACGGGTGCGCAATCTGCTCGAGTTGCGTCAGCGTCGCAAAGAGCTAACGAATCGTGCCGAGCATCTCGCGGCTGAAGTTCGGGCAGCGACACGCGAGATTGCGCTGCGCGAGCGCGAGACGATCAACCGTCTCTCGCGTGCGGCAGAATTTCGCGACAACGAGACGGGCATGCACATCGTACGAATGGGGCGATTTGCGCAGGTGATCGGTCGCGCGGTTGGACTCGGCGAAGAAGAGGCCGACCTGTTGCTGCTTGCGGCGCCGATGCACGACATCGGCAAGGTGGCGACTCCCGACGCCATTTTGTTGAAGCCCGGAAAGCTCACGCCGGACGAATGGACGATCATGAAGCAGCATACGACCGCGGGCTACGAGATATTGAAAGACAGCGCGTCCATTCTTCTGCAAAAGGGCGCCGAGATTGCCCTAACTCACCACGAAAAGTGGGACGGTAGTGGTTATCCGAACGGAGTCGCCGGCGACGACATCCCGATTTCTGGGCGCATCTGTGCGCTCAGCGACGTCTTTGATGCACTTACGTCCGTGCGTCCGTACAAGCCGGCGTGGCCGGTCGAGCAAGCGATCATCCACATTCACCAGTCGAGCGGCACGCACTTCGATCCGCAGCTCGTCAAAACGTTCGAGCGCGTTCTCCCCGAGATCAATGATATTCGCTCAAAGCTCGTCGACCACGAGGAGCTTCCGGCGTAG
- a CDS encoding ABC transporter permease, whose amino-acid sequence MRRLGLGLLVPLALLAFWWSITTLGIVKTYQLASPVQVARELIALAQDGTLAGDLWASIVRVVAGFAIGCLLACLIGILVGLSRTAERIIDPTLQAIRAVPSLAWVPLILLWLGIGETAKITLVAIGAFFPVYINFVAGIHNVDRKLIEVADVFGLSRFERARRIVFPAASPGLLVGMRIGFTQAWLFLVAAELIASTKGLGYLLMQGQQITRPDQILVAILLLALCGKLTESGMRAIEHRSLRWTDTLGTAA is encoded by the coding sequence ATGCGTAGGCTGGGTCTCGGACTGCTCGTTCCACTGGCACTGCTGGCATTCTGGTGGTCGATCACGACGCTCGGAATCGTCAAAACCTACCAGCTGGCGTCGCCGGTTCAAGTCGCGCGCGAACTGATCGCACTCGCACAAGACGGCACTCTAGCCGGTGATCTTTGGGCCAGCATCGTGCGCGTCGTGGCAGGATTCGCGATTGGTTGCCTGCTCGCGTGTTTGATCGGCATTCTTGTCGGCCTGTCGCGGACGGCCGAACGGATCATCGATCCGACCTTGCAAGCAATTCGTGCGGTACCCTCGCTCGCGTGGGTGCCGCTTATTCTTCTCTGGCTCGGGATCGGTGAGACGGCAAAGATCACGCTGGTCGCGATCGGGGCCTTCTTTCCCGTCTACATCAATTTCGTGGCCGGAATCCACAACGTCGATCGCAAGCTGATCGAAGTCGCCGACGTTTTCGGCTTGAGTCGCTTCGAGCGTGCGCGACGTATCGTCTTCCCCGCAGCCTCACCCGGTTTGCTCGTCGGCATGCGGATCGGATTCACCCAAGCCTGGCTCTTTCTCGTCGCGGCAGAGTTGATCGCATCGACGAAAGGTCTCGGCTATCTGCTGATGCAGGGTCAGCAAATCACGCGTCCCGATCAGATTCTGGTCGCGATTTTGCTCTTGGCGCTCTGCGGAAAGCTTACCGAGAGCGGCATGCGTGCGATCGAGCACCGTTCGCTGCGCTGGACCGACACGCTGGGGACGGCGGCATGA
- a CDS encoding ATP-binding protein translates to MSIRARSLVAFLGPVCLLLALIFGDLWFDGHLDQSEAAAARINAGLSNAQVLLGQILDAETSVHGYVATNNASFLKSYYRVVSKIPDHARQFSEVASNPHAAEAIATEMRMLHNEVLLTQIGHRDDVVSRLSSAEPRASLNAVRDLIEQQIDDWGARANHQLEASRRTNDAWTAVTHALAAVTIVGLLGAIWFFAFRLTGRIEQLSRNSLKIGEDEPLGPPLPGNDEVAMLDRTLRHMAGLIAERQAALARHRLIVEIARDAIFFVDFDTMRVLEANPAACDLYGYAHEELLGLPAVLLRSPSSRGDMNAFFEGAMECGMSGEVIALRKDGSTFPIEVTARGATLEGRRVVITVGRDATLSRQARQELTSALDQAVRVSRLKSDFVATISHEIRTPMNGVIGMTDLLLQTKLDTEQREFAETVRESGAALLRIIDEILDFSKIEAGKFEIETAPFDIRRTVEAVASIVGPNAARKGIGLMTFIDYRLPALVRGDAGRIRQVLINLVGNAVKFTSHGSVTLTVEAQDGQRVQFSVVDTGIGMTPEVLSRLFTPFTQGDASTTRRFGGTGLGLSISHRLVELMGGKLDVESREGIGSRFWFSVGLPVVTEIDANVSSMSRSQLSVHQAPGEVRGQSDMPVHMHVLLAEDNAVNQRVARKQLEHIGCKVTVVPNGREAVARASEQRFDAVFMDCHMPEMDGFTAARAIREVESRNDTRTPIIALTAGAMEQDRLACLAAGMDDYLSKPIDAGALRATLLRWVSKEVELRDNHVEGRA, encoded by the coding sequence ATGTCCATCAGAGCCCGCTCTCTCGTCGCGTTTCTCGGCCCTGTTTGCCTGCTGCTTGCGCTTATCTTCGGTGACCTCTGGTTTGACGGACACCTAGATCAGTCGGAAGCAGCCGCGGCGCGTATCAACGCCGGGCTTTCGAACGCGCAAGTGCTGCTCGGTCAGATCCTCGACGCAGAGACGAGTGTGCACGGCTACGTCGCGACGAACAATGCGTCATTTCTCAAGTCGTATTACCGTGTCGTCAGCAAGATTCCCGATCATGCTCGGCAATTTTCGGAGGTCGCGTCGAATCCGCACGCCGCCGAGGCAATCGCAACCGAAATGCGGATGCTTCACAATGAAGTTCTCCTCACGCAAATCGGTCACCGCGATGACGTCGTTTCGCGACTCTCATCGGCCGAGCCGCGGGCGAGCCTTAATGCCGTACGCGATTTGATCGAGCAGCAAATCGATGATTGGGGTGCCAGGGCGAACCACCAGCTCGAAGCATCGCGCCGGACGAACGACGCCTGGACGGCCGTCACGCACGCGCTTGCCGCAGTCACGATCGTCGGCCTGCTCGGCGCTATATGGTTTTTCGCGTTCCGGCTGACGGGCCGAATCGAGCAGCTCAGCCGCAATTCGCTCAAGATCGGAGAAGATGAACCGCTCGGGCCGCCCTTGCCGGGAAACGACGAGGTAGCGATGCTCGATCGCACGCTGCGCCACATGGCCGGGCTCATCGCGGAACGGCAAGCAGCACTCGCCCGGCATCGTTTGATCGTTGAGATCGCGCGCGACGCGATCTTCTTCGTCGATTTCGATACGATGCGTGTCCTCGAGGCCAACCCCGCCGCGTGCGATCTCTACGGATACGCACACGAGGAGCTGCTTGGCCTGCCGGCCGTGCTATTGCGTTCTCCGTCGAGTCGCGGCGACATGAACGCGTTTTTCGAGGGAGCGATGGAATGCGGCATGAGCGGCGAGGTTATCGCGCTGCGCAAAGACGGTTCGACGTTCCCAATAGAGGTCACGGCGCGAGGCGCGACGCTCGAGGGCCGTCGCGTCGTCATAACCGTTGGGCGCGACGCTACGTTAAGCCGGCAAGCGCGTCAAGAGCTTACTTCAGCCCTGGATCAAGCCGTACGCGTCTCGCGCCTCAAATCGGATTTTGTGGCTACAATCAGTCACGAGATTCGTACGCCGATGAACGGCGTGATCGGGATGACTGATTTGCTGCTGCAAACGAAACTCGATACCGAACAGCGCGAGTTCGCCGAAACCGTTCGCGAATCTGGCGCCGCGCTGTTGCGGATCATCGACGAGATCCTCGATTTCTCAAAGATCGAGGCCGGAAAATTCGAGATCGAGACCGCGCCGTTCGACATACGGAGAACCGTTGAGGCAGTGGCCTCAATCGTCGGACCAAACGCAGCGCGCAAAGGCATCGGTCTCATGACATTCATCGATTACCGTTTGCCGGCGCTCGTCCGTGGAGACGCCGGACGGATACGTCAGGTGCTCATCAATCTCGTCGGTAACGCCGTCAAGTTCACGAGCCACGGCAGCGTGACGTTGACTGTTGAAGCACAAGACGGCCAACGCGTGCAGTTTTCGGTCGTCGATACCGGCATCGGAATGACCCCCGAGGTGTTGTCCCGGTTGTTTACACCCTTTACGCAGGGTGACGCCTCGACGACTCGTCGCTTCGGCGGCACGGGGCTCGGGTTATCGATATCGCATCGCCTTGTCGAGCTCATGGGCGGAAAGCTCGACGTTGAGTCGCGCGAGGGCATCGGGTCACGGTTCTGGTTTTCAGTCGGCTTACCGGTCGTCACCGAAATCGACGCCAACGTTAGTAGCATGTCGCGTTCGCAGCTCAGCGTTCATCAAGCTCCGGGTGAAGTGCGAGGCCAGAGCGACATGCCGGTGCACATGCACGTCTTGCTAGCGGAAGACAACGCCGTCAATCAGCGTGTGGCGCGGAAGCAGCTCGAGCATATAGGCTGTAAGGTTACCGTCGTTCCGAATGGACGTGAGGCAGTCGCACGCGCATCCGAACAGCGCTTCGACGCTGTCTTCATGGACTGTCACATGCCGGAGATGGACGGCTTTACCGCGGCGCGCGCCATACGCGAGGTCGAATCGCGCAACGACACGCGAACGCCGATCATCGCTCTAACCGCGGGGGCGATGGAACAAGACCGCCTGGCCTGTCTTGCGGCCGGGATGGACGATTATCTCTCCAAGCCGATCGATGCCGGGGCGCTGCGCGCCACGCTGCTGCGGTGGGTTTCGAAGGAGGTAGAGTTACGGGACAACCACGTCGAAGGAAGAGCTTAG
- the ogt gene encoding methylated-DNA--[protein]-cysteine S-methyltransferase yields the protein MMDALDFVVERIPTPVGMMMLVTDADGNARAVDWEDHEDRLQRLLQGYYRPHAIELEPAVRPTGVRSKVEAYFEGDLHAIDAIPVEMPGTSFQKKVWDALRRIPVGTTISYGDLATQLGRPELMRAVGSANGSNPIGVIVPCHRVIGADGSLTGYGSGIPRKKWLLEHEGVLLKLR from the coding sequence ATGATGGACGCTCTAGATTTTGTGGTCGAACGCATCCCGACGCCGGTCGGCATGATGATGCTCGTGACCGACGCGGACGGTAACGCACGCGCTGTCGACTGGGAAGATCATGAAGATCGTCTGCAGCGCTTGCTGCAGGGCTACTATCGTCCACACGCGATCGAACTCGAGCCGGCCGTGCGCCCGACCGGAGTACGGTCTAAGGTCGAGGCATATTTCGAGGGCGATTTACACGCAATCGATGCAATCCCGGTGGAGATGCCGGGGACGTCCTTTCAAAAGAAAGTGTGGGACGCGCTACGCCGGATTCCGGTTGGGACGACGATTAGCTATGGGGATCTGGCGACGCAGCTGGGACGCCCCGAGTTGATGCGTGCCGTTGGTTCGGCAAACGGGTCGAATCCGATCGGTGTTATCGTTCCGTGTCACCGCGTCATCGGGGCGGACGGATCGCTGACGGGTTACGGCAGCGGAATTCCCCGCAAGAAATGGTTGCTCGAACACGAGGGCGTGCTGCTCAAACTGAGGTAG
- a CDS encoding aliphatic sulfonate ABC transporter substrate-binding protein codes for MSTPFTRRNFIATSAAAIGALSLRGVANSAPSRIGVDYAYYNPPSLILKENGWLESALAAKGVGVDWVLSLGSNKANQYLTSGTVAFGSTAGSAALLARANGSPIKTVFLYSQPEWTAIVVGKDAKFKSVAELKGKTIAATRGTDPWFFLLRSLHDAGLAPTDVQIVDLQHPDGRIALERGQVDAWAGLDPHMAASQLQAGSRLLYRNLAYNTYGALNAPEDFLRQNADIVTIVLEQYDRARRFALANQAQTAAIVAKASSVPLDVATLMLRERTKYPDPIPGPTYARAVGGCEPIIRSDKMVAGDVDLDKALSGLVEPSAARLALHHA; via the coding sequence GTGTCCACCCCATTCACCCGTCGAAATTTCATTGCTACCAGCGCCGCAGCCATCGGAGCACTCTCTTTACGTGGCGTCGCGAATTCCGCTCCGTCACGCATCGGCGTCGACTACGCATACTACAATCCGCCCAGCCTGATCCTCAAAGAAAACGGCTGGCTTGAATCGGCCCTTGCCGCCAAAGGGGTGGGAGTCGATTGGGTCCTCTCGCTCGGATCCAACAAAGCCAATCAATATCTGACCTCCGGCACGGTCGCATTCGGCTCGACGGCCGGCAGCGCCGCGTTGCTCGCACGAGCCAACGGCTCGCCGATCAAAACCGTTTTCCTCTACTCGCAACCCGAGTGGACGGCGATCGTCGTCGGCAAAGACGCAAAGTTCAAGTCGGTCGCGGAGCTCAAAGGCAAAACAATCGCGGCGACGCGCGGCACCGATCCGTGGTTCTTCTTGCTCCGCTCGCTGCATGACGCCGGCCTTGCACCGACGGACGTTCAAATCGTCGATCTGCAACATCCTGATGGACGCATTGCGCTCGAGCGTGGACAAGTCGACGCCTGGGCGGGACTCGATCCGCATATGGCGGCTTCGCAGCTGCAAGCCGGGTCGCGATTGCTGTATCGCAATCTCGCCTATAACACGTACGGTGCGCTCAATGCACCCGAAGATTTCTTGCGTCAAAACGCCGACATCGTAACGATCGTTCTCGAACAGTACGACCGTGCGCGCCGCTTCGCGCTTGCGAACCAAGCGCAAACCGCTGCCATCGTCGCGAAAGCGTCCTCGGTTCCGCTCGATGTCGCAACTTTGATGCTACGCGAACGAACGAAGTATCCCGATCCCATACCGGGTCCGACCTACGCGCGCGCCGTCGGCGGCTGCGAGCCGATCATTCGCAGCGACAAGATGGTCGCGGGTGACGTCGATCTCGACAAAGCGCTGAGCGGCCTCGTCGAACCCTCCGCCGCGCGTCTGGCACTGCATCATGCGTAG
- a CDS encoding S9 family peptidase, which produces MLTPSDFLGLIGVEDPQISPDGRNIVYVRSRHNLDENRTERSLWRLRKSGAQSFTQGIADRSPRWSTDGTKIAFLRTNDEKETHLCVMHADGGEAHAVAGPFKRIGTAAWSPDCSRLAFAAAIEMEPAQTSVAFDEVSGARHIVALPYKHDSIGLFDGKRMQIHVATLDGDVEVVARGAFDAGTPAWSPDGKRIAFVANLGNGERIYANDLYDVPAAGGEVRRLTSMNGIFDSPSFSRDGDELAFVGYEDDKIISGARNRQLWCVPANGGRPRSLTPDRKEYLGDAIISDMRAHENDTPVWSPDDQEIIIQRSLEGRCDIVAYKRDGSSSRELAGGEMEIYAFSGARNGAIAFASTDIADPGSIVLIEPGETSAMRFPSENAAWLEAHPPLVPERIRPIADDGTELDAWFIRAAKDGPAPLVHAVHGGPHGAYGLSYFFEFQLLAQLGMHVVYGNPRGSQSYGEAYADAITGHWGDLDAADVLAILHAAKQRLPIEGNKIGLQGGSYGGFMTTWLMGHCKEYVCGVSMRAVNEYVTEGTVNDIPGFLEYELSLDWSDGGRKLFEASPMRAVENIDAPLLVMHSERDLRCPIDQGEQLFGRLRALGKTAEFVRFANDGHDLSRNGTPRNRLLRYRALCHWMRRYLGLEQAHGGAGWLFAPIADES; this is translated from the coding sequence ATGCTGACACCATCGGATTTTCTCGGGCTCATCGGTGTGGAGGACCCGCAGATATCACCGGACGGGCGAAACATCGTCTACGTCAGGAGCCGTCACAATCTGGACGAGAACCGCACGGAGCGCTCGTTGTGGCGGCTGCGAAAGTCGGGAGCACAGTCGTTCACGCAAGGTATCGCCGACCGCTCTCCGCGCTGGTCGACGGACGGGACGAAGATCGCATTCCTGCGGACGAACGATGAGAAAGAAACGCACCTCTGCGTGATGCACGCCGACGGCGGCGAAGCCCACGCAGTCGCAGGACCTTTTAAGCGCATCGGTACAGCCGCGTGGTCTCCGGATTGTTCGCGTTTGGCGTTCGCGGCGGCGATCGAGATGGAGCCGGCGCAAACATCGGTTGCGTTCGACGAGGTGAGCGGCGCGCGGCACATCGTCGCATTGCCCTACAAGCACGATTCAATTGGGCTTTTCGACGGCAAACGCATGCAGATTCACGTCGCAACACTTGACGGAGATGTAGAGGTCGTTGCACGCGGAGCATTCGATGCCGGAACGCCGGCATGGTCTCCGGACGGTAAGCGTATTGCTTTTGTCGCGAACCTCGGGAACGGCGAACGCATCTACGCCAACGATCTGTACGATGTCCCGGCCGCCGGTGGCGAAGTTCGGCGGCTGACGTCGATGAACGGCATCTTCGATTCGCCGTCATTTTCGCGCGACGGCGACGAGCTCGCATTCGTCGGCTACGAAGACGACAAGATCATATCGGGAGCGCGCAATCGTCAATTGTGGTGCGTCCCGGCAAACGGTGGAAGGCCGCGCTCTCTGACGCCGGACCGTAAGGAGTATTTAGGCGACGCGATTATCAGCGACATGCGTGCGCACGAGAACGACACACCGGTCTGGAGCCCGGACGATCAAGAGATCATCATTCAACGCTCACTCGAAGGCCGCTGCGATATCGTAGCCTACAAACGCGATGGCAGCTCGAGCCGCGAGCTCGCCGGCGGCGAGATGGAGATCTACGCGTTTTCCGGAGCCCGCAACGGTGCAATCGCGTTTGCGTCGACCGATATCGCAGACCCGGGCAGCATCGTGCTCATCGAACCGGGCGAAACGTCGGCGATGCGATTTCCGAGCGAAAATGCAGCTTGGCTCGAAGCGCATCCGCCGCTCGTTCCGGAACGAATTCGCCCGATAGCCGACGACGGAACCGAGCTCGATGCGTGGTTTATTCGCGCGGCGAAAGATGGGCCGGCGCCGCTGGTGCACGCGGTGCACGGCGGTCCGCACGGCGCCTACGGATTGTCGTACTTCTTCGAGTTTCAGCTCTTGGCGCAACTCGGCATGCACGTCGTGTACGGTAACCCGCGCGGCAGCCAGTCGTACGGCGAAGCTTACGCCGATGCGATTACCGGACACTGGGGCGACCTCGACGCAGCCGACGTGCTCGCGATCTTGCACGCGGCCAAACAGCGCCTTCCAATCGAGGGTAACAAGATCGGATTACAGGGCGGCTCGTACGGCGGCTTCATGACGACCTGGCTGATGGGACACTGCAAAGAGTACGTCTGCGGTGTTTCGATGCGCGCCGTCAACGAATACGTAACGGAGGGCACGGTAAACGACATTCCGGGCTTCCTCGAGTACGAGCTCAGCCTGGATTGGAGCGACGGTGGGCGCAAGCTGTTCGAGGCCTCACCGATGCGCGCCGTCGAGAACATCGACGCGCCGTTACTCGTCATGCACTCCGAGCGCGATCTGCGCTGCCCCATCGATCAAGGTGAACAGCTGTTCGGCAGGCTGCGCGCACTTGGCAAGACTGCGGAATTCGTGCGCTTCGCAAACGATGGCCACGACCTCTCGCGCAACGGGACGCCGCGTAACAGACTCCTGCGCTATCGTGCGCTCTGTCATTGGATGCGGCGATATCTCGGGCTCGAGCAAGCCCACGGCGGAGCGGGCTGGTTGTTTGCACCAATTGCTGACGAGTCGTGA
- a CDS encoding ATP-binding cassette domain-containing protein, producing the protein MKAIEVRGLSKAFGDHTIFSKLSLHIDRGELVALLGPSGCGKTTVLRCLAGLEKPDAGWFNVNGESGIVFQEPRLLGWQDVRGNVAFAARTPQEHARVDELIEDVGLTQAARKLPKELSGGMAQRTALARSLVRNPQILLLDEPFAAVDALRRYELQRQLRAIVEARGLSALIVTHDVDEAIFLADRVLVLGGEPASIVAELHDAQRDQVLAALGAPLTATPEAPRGRRALSEYH; encoded by the coding sequence ATGAAAGCGATCGAGGTTCGTGGCCTTTCAAAAGCATTCGGCGATCACACGATTTTTTCGAAGCTCAGCCTGCACATCGATCGTGGCGAGTTGGTCGCACTGCTCGGCCCGAGCGGTTGCGGAAAGACGACGGTCTTGCGTTGCCTTGCCGGTTTGGAAAAGCCCGACGCCGGCTGGTTCAACGTCAATGGCGAGAGCGGGATCGTCTTTCAAGAGCCGCGCCTACTCGGGTGGCAAGACGTGCGCGGCAACGTCGCGTTTGCTGCGCGGACGCCACAGGAACATGCTCGCGTCGACGAGCTGATCGAAGACGTGGGTCTGACCCAGGCCGCTAGGAAGCTCCCAAAAGAGCTTTCGGGTGGCATGGCGCAGCGAACCGCGCTCGCACGCTCGCTCGTTCGCAATCCGCAGATTCTTCTGTTGGACGAGCCGTTTGCTGCGGTCGACGCGCTACGTCGCTACGAGCTCCAGCGTCAGTTACGCGCGATCGTCGAGGCGCGCGGCCTCTCGGCGCTCATCGTCACGCACGATGTCGACGAAGCGATTTTTCTTGCGGATCGCGTTCTCGTGTTGGGCGGCGAACCCGCATCGATTGTGGCTGAGTTGCACGACGCCCAGCGCGATCAAGTTTTGGCTGCGCTCGGCGCACCGCTTACGGCTACGCCGGAAGCTCCTCGTGGTCGACGAGCTTTGAGCGAATATCATTGA
- a CDS encoding DUF1330 domain-containing protein, whose protein sequence is MKAYIIADIEIKNEAEYVKYRDAVPALVKKYGGQYIVRGGNPQNLEGSWSPKRVVILEFPDMETLQRFYGSVDYAPLIKQRQAGSDGSIICLQGV, encoded by the coding sequence ATGAAAGCATACATCATTGCGGACATCGAGATCAAAAACGAGGCGGAATACGTCAAGTATCGTGACGCCGTGCCGGCGCTCGTCAAGAAATACGGCGGCCAGTACATCGTGCGCGGCGGAAATCCGCAGAACCTCGAAGGCTCTTGGAGCCCGAAACGTGTCGTCATTCTCGAATTTCCGGACATGGAAACGCTGCAGAGATTCTATGGTTCCGTCGACTACGCACCGCTCATCAAGCAGCGTCAGGCGGGATCGGATGGCTCGATAATCTGCTTGCAAGGCGTGTAG
- a CDS encoding MFS transporter, translating to MSSSTNPAAGKYPIAAATIGVVLGGAYVPTPLYELYRREWGLSPADITLVFAALAASLIPSMLFLGGISDEIGRRKTMLFALAFAAMGSLVLALAGGLWWLIAGRVLQGVALGIGVGTGAAAVREWMEPGMQRLAGEVVLIGTGVGASVCAILSGVLGQYAPYPTVLPYVVHIVLVGFVAAMVAAVPSCPHLASAGHHGLPSIRASIRRPFYLAAMQAFIGWATIAIFVSLIPSFLVRSLDLHSLLVGACVVTLVQGGLVAASLIGGSLRIRVMIISGMLALGVGLWLLLIAVPYHLYPLILLAFVVVGAGNGFSYMAGLNLVNRIAEPEHRAELLSAFLVVTYTGFSIPALAVGIVADRIGLYDAIVFAAILFGVVAIVAMLLATEKNLTPASAPAS from the coding sequence GTGTCTTCTAGCACGAATCCGGCCGCGGGGAAATACCCCATCGCGGCGGCGACGATCGGAGTCGTTTTGGGCGGCGCATACGTACCGACGCCGCTCTACGAGCTCTATCGCCGCGAGTGGGGACTCTCGCCGGCGGATATCACGCTCGTGTTTGCGGCATTAGCGGCGTCGCTCATCCCGTCGATGCTTTTTCTAGGTGGGATCTCCGATGAGATTGGCCGTCGCAAAACGATGCTTTTTGCGCTCGCCTTCGCGGCGATGGGTTCGCTCGTTCTCGCCCTGGCCGGCGGCTTATGGTGGCTGATCGCGGGGCGCGTCTTGCAAGGCGTTGCCCTCGGAATCGGGGTCGGCACCGGCGCGGCGGCGGTTCGTGAATGGATGGAACCGGGAATGCAGCGGCTCGCCGGCGAGGTGGTGTTGATCGGTACGGGCGTCGGTGCGTCGGTCTGCGCAATTCTTAGCGGAGTACTCGGACAATACGCACCATATCCCACCGTGCTGCCGTACGTAGTTCACATCGTATTGGTTGGGTTCGTTGCGGCGATGGTCGCAGCTGTTCCGAGTTGTCCGCATCTTGCTTCCGCAGGTCATCACGGCTTGCCGTCGATCCGTGCGTCGATCCGGCGTCCTTTTTATCTCGCGGCCATGCAAGCGTTCATCGGTTGGGCAACGATCGCAATCTTTGTGTCGTTGATTCCGTCGTTCTTGGTGCGGTCGCTCGACTTGCACAGCCTGCTCGTCGGCGCATGCGTCGTGACACTCGTGCAAGGGGGACTCGTCGCAGCTTCGCTGATCGGCGGTAGCTTACGAATCAGGGTGATGATCATTTCTGGAATGCTTGCGCTGGGAGTGGGGCTTTGGCTGCTGCTGATCGCCGTGCCGTATCATCTCTATCCGCTCATTCTCTTGGCGTTCGTCGTTGTCGGAGCCGGAAACGGATTCTCGTACATGGCGGGGCTCAACCTCGTGAACCGCATAGCTGAACCGGAGCATCGCGCCGAGCTGCTTTCAGCGTTTCTGGTCGTCACCTATACCGGGTTTAGCATACCGGCGCTGGCGGTCGGAATCGTCGCGGACCGAATCGGGCTCTACGACGCGATCGTCTTTGCTGCGATTCTCTTCGGCGTTGTCGCCATCGTCGCGATGCTGCTCGCGACGGAGAAGAATCTGACGCCGGCCTCGGCGCCGGCGTCCTAA